A genomic stretch from Setaria italica strain Yugu1 chromosome VII, Setaria_italica_v2.0, whole genome shotgun sequence includes:
- the LOC101776561 gene encoding LOW QUALITY PROTEIN: uncharacterized protein At4g15970-like (The sequence of the model RefSeq protein was modified relative to this genomic sequence to represent the inferred CDS: deleted 1 base in 1 codon), whose amino-acid sequence MPKQIAPTVYSISRKKNRTVKDALLNGKWITDLNVVRLSSATQIAEFVNLWDTEDLKLERVLKKASMGDNTVMLTTLNAAWASPGSVIDLFIDSFHSGVRTSLLLKHLVIVAFDWNAYEQCVKIHPYCFALGTEGVDFSEEKRFLTSGYLEMMWRRPDFLRLVLEKGYNFIFSDADIMWFCNPFPHFYPDVDFQIACDHYVGNATDLRNIANGGFSYVKSNERDIEFYSFWYSSRLRYPGYHDQDVFNAIKHDPYIVGIGLTIKFLSTKYFGGFCEPSRDLNESAVCTMHANCCIGLRSKIHDLRIMMEDWRSYLPLPPNLKRLWTSAWRVSQNCSLSSSHR is encoded by the exons ATGCCAAAGCAAATTGCTCCAACGGTGTACTCCATCTCAAGAAAGAAGAACAGGACAGTTAAAGATGCCCTTTTAAATGGTAAATGGATTACTGACTTAAACGTGGTCAGACTATCGTCGGCAACACAGATCGCCGAATTCGTCAACCTCTGG GACACTGAAGATCTCAAACTTGAGCGAGTCCTAAAGAAGGCTTCAATGGGAGATAATACAGTTATGTTGACTACACTTAATGCTGCATGGGCTTCTCCTGGTTCAGTGATAGATCTTTTCATCGACAGCTTTCATTCTGGTGTTAGAACAAGTTTGCTGTTGAAACACCTTGTTATTGTAGCATTTGATTGGAATGCATACGAGCAATGTGTCAAAATCCATCCCTATTGCTTTGCTCTGGGAACTGAGGGTGTGGATTTCTCCGAAGAGAAAAGGTTTCTTACTTCTGGATATCTGGAGATGATGTGGAGAAGGCCAGATTTCTTGCGGCTGGTTCTTGAAAAAGGTTACAACTTCATATTCTCG GATGCAGACATAATGTGGTTTTGCAATCCGTTCCCACATTTCTATCCTGATGTAGACTTTCAGATTGCATGTGACCACTACGTCGGCAACGCAACTGACTTGAGAAACATTGCTAATGGAGGCTTCAGCTATGTGAAATCAAATGAACGAGACATAGAGTTTTACAGTTTCTGGTATTCATCACGACTGAGGTATCCTGGCTATCATGACCAGGATGTATTCAATGCTATAAAGCATGATCCTTACATTGTAGGCATTGGATTGACAATTAAGTTTCTAAGTACAAAGTACTTTGGAGGATTCTGTGAACCAAGCAGAGATCTGAATGAA TCTGCAGTCTGCACTATGCATGCTAATTGTTGCATTGGGTTGAGAAGCAAGATTCATGATCTGAGGATTATgatggaggactggaggagttATTTGCCCTTGCCTCCAAATTTAAAAAGATTGTGGACATCAGCTTGGAGGGTGTCACAAAATTGCAG TCTTTCGTCATCACACCGATAA
- the LOC101775208 gene encoding syntaxin-related protein KNOLLE, translating into MNDLMTKSFMNYVDLKKAAMKDVEAGGDGIELPESGAGGVTDERLRGFFQEAEAVKAEMAAIRDALDRLHAANEEGKSLHQADALRAHRGRVNADIVAVLRRARDIRARLESLDRANAAQRRLSAGSREGTPLDRTRTAVTAGLRKKLKDLMLDFQALRQRMMSEYKETVERRYYTLTGEVPEEEVIERIISDGRGEELLGAAVAEQGKGAVLAAVHEIQDRHDAAREVERSLLELHQVFLDMAVMVETQGEKLDDIESHVANASHYVQGGNKELGKAREYQRGSRKWLCIGIIILLILVLLVIVPIATSFRKS; encoded by the coding sequence ATGAACGACCTCATGACCAAATCCTTCATGAACTACGTCGACCTGAAGAAGGCGGCGATGAAAGACgtggaggcgggcggcgacgggatcGAGCTCCCGGAgtcgggcgccggcggcgtcacGGACGAGCGCCTTCGTGGGTTCTTccaggaggcggaggcggtgaagGCGGAGATGGCGGCCATCCGTGACGCGCTCGACCGCCTCCACGCCGCCAACGAGGAGGGCAAGTCGCTGCACCAGGCCGACGCCCTCCGCGCGCACCGCGGCCGCGTCAACGCCGACATCGTCGCCGtgctccgccgcgcccgcgacaTCCGTGCCAGGCTCGAGTCCCTCGACCGCGCCAACGCCGCGCAGCGGAGGCTCTCGGCGGGGTCCCGCGAGGGCACGCCGCTGGACCGCACGCGCACCGCCGTCACCGCGGGGCTCCGGAAGAAGCTCAAGGACCTCATGCTCGACTTCCAGGCGCTGCGGCAGCGGATGATGTCCGAGTACAAGGAGACCGTGGAGCGCCGCTACTACACGCTCACCGGGGAGGTCCCCgaggaggaggtgatcgagCGCATCATCTccgacggccgcggcgaggagctcctgggcgccgccgtcgcggagcAAGGCAagggcgccgtgctcgccgcggtGCACGAGATCCAGGACCGCCACGACGCTGCGCGCGAGGTGGAGCGCAGCCTCCTGGAGCTCCACCAGGTGTTCCTCGACATGGCCGTCATGGTGGAGACGCAGGGGGAGAAGCTCGACGACATCGAGAGCCACGTCGCCAACGCCTCCCATTACGTGCAGGGCGGCAACAAGGAGCTGGGCAAGGCCAGGGAGTACCAGCGGGGCAGCCGCAAGTGGCTCTGCATCGGCATCATCATCCTGCTgatcctcgtcctcctcgtcatcgTGCCCATTGCCACCAGCTTCAGGAAGTCTTGA
- the LOC101775613 gene encoding uncharacterized protein LOC101775613, protein MSLSLATPTPMLASTAASLRPPLRRLRGGGAYPSGASRGGICGANPLFPRPRRRALACRADLQQDAPFAAAIGACVLASLVLPPPTPRGEAREEVEEDGDFGATDTRMGVMGIISFLPYFNWLSWIFAWLDSGRRRYLVYAAVYLAPYLRANLSMSPDESWLPIASIFICILHIQLEAGIRSGDIESFNLIERAWKLVFPSSVKEKDGPHGNRRDSIGMGDGHNRRIPSAHESRERLRNSDIFKRKLDEPNEEKQKKSDWN, encoded by the exons ATGTCTCTATCCCTCGCAACGCCAACCCCGATgctcgcctccaccgccgcctccctccggccgcccctccgccgcttacgcggcggcggtgcgtaCCCCTCGGGCGCCTCCCGTGGAGGCATCTGCGGGGCTAACCCTCTCTTCCCCAGGCCCAGGCGGCGGGCGCTGGCATGCCGCGCGGACCTGCAGCAGGACGCGCCGTTCGCGGCCGCCATCGGCGCCTGCGTGCTCGCCTCGCTCGTGCTGCCCCCTCCCACGCCCCGCGGGGAGGCGCGcgaagaggtggaggaggacggggaTTTCGGCGCCACGGACACGAGGATGGGCGTGATGGGGATCATCTCCTTCCTGCCTTACTTCAACTGGCTG AGTTGGATCTTTGCGTGGCTGGACAGCGGGAGGCGGAGGTATCTCGTCTATGCTGCCGTCTACTTGGCTCCTTACCTCAG AGCTAACTTATCAATGTCACCTGATGAGAGCTGGTTACCTATTGCTAGCATCTTTATCTGCATTTTACATATTCAG TTAGAAGCAGGCATCAGGAGTGGTGACATTGAAAGTTTCAACTTAATCGAGAGAGCTTGGAAGCTGGTATTTCCTAGTTCTGTTAAAGAGAAGGATGGTCCCCATGGAAACAGGAGAGACTCAATTGGAATG GGAGATGGACACAATAGGAGAATACCATCAGCGCATGAATCTAGAGAAAGGCTTCGCAATTCAGATATCTTCAAGAGGAAGCTTGACGAGCCCAATGAGGAGAAGCAAAAGAAGTCAGATTGGAACTGA
- the LOC101776019 gene encoding rRNA 2'-O-methyltransferase fibrillarin gives MDLGLGGAAGRAGSGGGGARGMSGSGSGGRTSTFALGGGGASAAAWTRLVSSGVEDELVVFASGGGGGCAGAGPGGLPQGHFLEACFLCRKPLASNRDIFMYRGDIPFCTEECRREQMEMDEEMERKENSNPKKVAARAPSHAGVESPPRPPKARAGSILAG, from the exons atggacctcggcctcggcggcgcggcgggcagggCCGGCAGCGGGGGAGGAGGGGCCCGTGGCATGAGCGGCAGCGGGAGCGGGGGCCGGACCAGCACGTTCGCCctcggaggtggcggcgcctcggcggcggcgtggacgcGGCTGGTCAGCTCCGGGGTGGAGGACGAGTTGGTGGTGTTCGcgtcgggaggaggaggaggatgtgcGGGCGCGGGACCGGGAGGTCTGCCGCAGGGCCACTTTTTGGAGGCCTGCTTCCTCTGCCGGAAGCCCCTCGCCAGCAACCGCGACATCTTCATGTACAG AGGTGACATCCCATTCTGCACCGAGGAGTGCAGGAGGGAGCAGATGGAAATGGACGAGGAGATGGAGCGGAAGGAGAACAGCAACCCCAAGAAGGTGGCGGCTAGGGCGCCATCCCACGCGGGCGTGGAGTCCCCGCCTAGGCCTCCGAAGGCCCGGGCAGGGTCAATCCTCGCCGGCTAA
- the LOC101776817 gene encoding SKI/DACH domain-containing protein 1 isoform X1, which translates to MAPVTCILLFISPALGDREHAATPCFARTVLRIGAPGGSICTRRGHPGESPQASRAPWDPCAQASPSRGGAPSSFVPQRRRPADMKGSGAMKPSSMFYVHEADVVQIHHFLEECSLCAKSLSGDIFMYRGDTPFCSEECRQQQIEVDRAKHRRKKRAAAHALSSRSREHRQHHHHPHHHHHHHHQQPQPRKAGMDTNPWVDGGFPRAPALRV; encoded by the exons ATGGCACCTGTGACCTGTATTCTGCTATTCATATCTCCGGCTCTCGGCGACCGTGAGCATGCAGCCACTCCATGTTTCGCTCGAACCGTGCTAAGAATAGGCGCGCCGGGGGGCAGTATTTGTACGCGGCGGGGCCACCCCGGGGAGTCCCCGCAAGCTAGCCGAGCTCCTTGGGATCCGTGTGCCCAGGCCTCGCCCTCTCGCGGCGGTGCTCCCTCTTCGTTCGTCCCCCAGCGACGCAGGCCGGCGGACATGAAGGGGAGCGGTGCCATGAAGCCGTCGTCCATGTTCTACGTCCACGAGGCGGACGTCGTCCAGATCCACCACTTCCTCGAGGAGTGCTCCCTCTGCGCCAAGTCGCTCTCCGGCGACATCTTCATGTACAG AGGTGACACGCCGTTCTGCAGCGAGGAGTGCAGGCAGCAGCAGATCGAGGTGGACAGGGCGAAGCACCGGCGGAAGAagcgcgcggcggcgcacgcgctGTCCTCGCGCAGCAGGGAGCACaggcagcaccaccaccaccctcaccaccaccaccatcaccaccaccagcaaCCGCAGCCGCGGAAGGCCGGCATGGACACCAACCCCTGGGTCGACGGCGGGTTCCCGAGGGCGCCCGCGCTGCGCGTCTGA
- the LOC101776817 gene encoding lateral signaling target protein 2 homolog isoform X2: MKGSGAMKPSSMFYVHEADVVQIHHFLEECSLCAKSLSGDIFMYRGDTPFCSEECRQQQIEVDRAKHRRKKRAAAHALSSRSREHRQHHHHPHHHHHHHHQQPQPRKAGMDTNPWVDGGFPRAPALRV; the protein is encoded by the exons ATGAAGGGGAGCGGTGCCATGAAGCCGTCGTCCATGTTCTACGTCCACGAGGCGGACGTCGTCCAGATCCACCACTTCCTCGAGGAGTGCTCCCTCTGCGCCAAGTCGCTCTCCGGCGACATCTTCATGTACAG AGGTGACACGCCGTTCTGCAGCGAGGAGTGCAGGCAGCAGCAGATCGAGGTGGACAGGGCGAAGCACCGGCGGAAGAagcgcgcggcggcgcacgcgctGTCCTCGCGCAGCAGGGAGCACaggcagcaccaccaccaccctcaccaccaccaccatcaccaccaccagcaaCCGCAGCCGCGGAAGGCCGGCATGGACACCAACCCCTGGGTCGACGGCGGGTTCCCGAGGGCGCCCGCGCTGCGCGTCTGA
- the LOC101776420 gene encoding uncharacterized protein LOC101776420 — MAHYNPVSVDAHGDLEAGFSGHPGTPLKPAASPRRPGRMFCDPCDDADELHGHHHYLDICFRCRKLLSGNRDIFMYRGDMPFCSEECRQEQIDIDEAREQRSKQTGRAEQQLQRQQQKQSPQRIPIWAW, encoded by the exons ATGGCGCACTACAACCCCGTCTCCGTGGACGCCCACGGCGACCTCGAGGCTGGCTTCTCCGGCCACCCCGGCACCCCGCTGAagccggcggcctcgccgagGCGCCCTGGGCGCATGTTCTGCGACCCCTgcgacgacgccgacgagctccacggccaccaccactaCCTCGACATCTGCTTCCGCTGCCGCAAGCTGCTCTCCGGAAACAGAGACATCTTCATGTACAG AGGTGACATGCCGTTCTGCAGCGAGGAGTGCCGGCAGGAGCAGATCGATATCGACGAGGCGAGGGAGCAGCGGTCGAAGCAGACGGGGAGGGCCGAGCAGCAactgcagcggcagcagcagaagcagagCCCCCAGAGGATACCCATCTGGGCGTGGTGA
- the LOC101777227 gene encoding uncharacterized protein LOC101777227, protein MASAFFFDAEPLCEPTAPALDACALCAKPLGRDSDIFMYRGDTPFCSEDCRHEQMQVDAIRARRAARRHQQYSSGTESRHQESRKVSVAS, encoded by the coding sequence ATGGCCTCCGCCTTCTTCTTCGACGCCGAGCCGCTCTGCGAgcccaccgcgccggcgctggaCGCGTGCGCGCTCTGCGCCAAGCCGCTGGGCCGCGACAGCGACATCTTCATGTACAGAGGGGATACGCCCTTCTGCAGCGAGGACTGCCGCCACGAGCAGATGCAGGTCGACGCCATCCGCGCCAGGCGGGCCGCCCGGAGGCACCAGCAGTACTCGTCCGGAACGGAGTCCCGGCACCAGGAGTCCAGGAAGGTGTCCGTGGCGAGCTGA
- the LOC101777647 gene encoding uncharacterized protein LOC101777647 yields MAAAAHLACAFFFDAEPLGEPGRHALDACALCSKPLSRNSDIFMYKGDTPFCSEDCRDEQMQFDAIRARQAARSSAGRRQPYSSGTESRRGHQESRKVSAVAS; encoded by the coding sequence atggcggcggcagcacatCTCGCTTGCGCCTTCTTCTTCGACGCGGAGCCGCTGGGGGAGCCCGGGCGGCATGCGCTGGACGCCTGCGCGCTCTGCTCCAAGCCGCTGTCCCGGAACAGCGACATCTTCATGTACAAGGGCGACACGCCCTTCTGCAGCGAGGACTGCCGCGACGAGCAGATGCAGTTTGACGCCATCCGGGCCAGGCAGGCCGCAAGGTCATCAGCTGGCCGGCGGCAGCCCTACTCGTCGGGAACGGAGTCGCGGCGTGGGCACCAGGAGAGCAGGAAGGTGTCCGCGGTGGCAAGCTAA